A region of the Sinorhizobium arboris LMG 14919 genome:
CAAGGTCTGCGCTCTCGCCAATGGCGGCGCTTATGCGGAATATTGCGCCGTTCCCGCAACACAGGCTCTACTCTGGCCGAAGGGCTACGATGCCGTGAAGGCTGCAGCCTTGCCCGAGACCTTCTTCACCGTCTGGGCCAATGTCTTCGACATGGCGGGCCTGAAGCCCGGCGAGACGTTTCTCGTCCATGGAGGATCGAGCGGCATCGGCACCACCGCGATCCAGCTCGCCAGGGCGTTCGGTGCAGAGGTCTTCGCAACTGCCGGCAACGCTGCGAAGTGCGAGGCCTGCGAGGCGCTCGGGGCGAAACGTGCGATCAATTATCGTGAGGAGGACTTCAGGGCTGTCGTAGTGGAGGAAACGGGTGGCCGCGGGGTCGACGTCATTCTCGATATGGTCGGCGGGCGCTATTTCGATCGAAACATTGGCAGCCTCGCCAAGGACGGGCGCTTGTCCATCATTGCCTTTCTCGGCGGCGCGCGAGTGGAAGGCGCCAGTATCGCGCCAATTCTCACGAAGCGCCTGCATGTCATGGGTTCGCTGCTCCGGCCGCGCATGGCCGCCGAGAAGCAGGCGATCCGTGACGGACTTGCGGAAAAGGTCTGGCCGCTGCTGGAGAAGGGTGAAGTCGCTCCGGTCATCCAGACGGTGCTGCCCTTCGCGGAGATTGCCGATGCCCATCGTCAGATGGAGGGGGGCGACCATATCGGCAAGATCGTAATGAGGATCGCCTGACAATAAGACGATGGTCGCCCTTGCATTGGCGCAAAGATCGCTTACCTTGGGATCAACGTCAACGAACAGAAAGGAAGGTGATCCAATGTCTAATGAGATTTCGGACCTCGTAGTGGACATGGGAGAGGTGAAGGAGTCGAGGCAGCCCTCGGCTTGATAGCCGCCTTCCTTAGGGGTCTTTGCACCCGGCCATTGTGAGGCCAAAGCTCATGGAAGGGTCGCCGGAGGGCGGCCCTTTTCCTATGGAGCGTATGTTCCAGGTCGGATCGACCTAAAAACATCGTGATCCATTCCAAGAAGTGAGAGCGGAACGCGGGCTGAAAACCGCATACACCTTTCCTCATTCCGCTCTGGAGCGTTTCAGTGTTTCATCGAAACACGAGCGCCGCCGATGTCATATCCCGAAGCGGCCGAGTGCCGGAATCTTGATGCCCGGCCGCGCCACGTCGAATCCCGCCACCAATCCCATGAAGTGCAGTTCCAGGCCGCTGCGCCAGCCGGCCGAGACGCCGGCGAGGCCGTAAAGCGTCGCATGCAGGTCGCGGCCGTCGGCATCGACATGGAACAGTTTCCCCTCCGGCAGATAGTCGCGCCCGACCGCATCCGGCGGCAGTACCGCGTCGAGCTCCGGCACCGATCGCAACACGTGGGCAATGAAGGTGTTGGAGTTGGGGCCGGGCCAGAGGCGATAGGCGCCCGGCGAAGAATAGGGGTACGCCTCGATCGCCTTTTCGACCTTCGGGATCAGGCGCTTGGCCTCCTCGCCCCTGACTGCCACGACGATGCGCGGCGCGTTGGAATACCAGCGTCCGTCGGCCGCATAAGCGTTCTTGCGGATCGGCTTGCCCCACCCGACCTTTTCATAACGGGTGTAGGCGGGGATACCTTCCGCTTTGGTGACGATCCAGGCATGGCTTGCCACTGCACCCTTCATGCCGCCTGTTGTCGCGGAGAAGACGTATATCGCCGCCTCCGGGCTCGCAGCCGCATCCACCAGAATGCCGGACGACGACCAATCCGCATCGCGCCAGCTCTGCGGCCGTTCCTTGAAATACCACAGGCCCGCCGAGGCGAGTGCCGGAAGCAGGTACACAACGGCAAAAACGAGAGCGAGCTTGCGGAGGAATTTCATCGGCGGCGACTTTTCTGCGGTGGGATTCCTGATAGATGCATATGCGAATCTTGGAAAATTGAGGGCAGGCGATGTCGAATCCCGTTCTGGTGGAAGTCACGCGCGGAAATCTGGTCGAAAGCCGCCATCGCGGCATGATCGTCGCCGTCGATGGTGACGGGAACACGCTGTTTTCCCTCGGTGAAACGGATGCTCACATCTTTCCGCGGTCCGCCTGCAAGGCAATGCAGGCCCTGCCGCTTGTTGAAAGCGGAGCCGCCGAGGCCTACGGCTTCGGTGATAAGGAATTGGCACTGGCCTGCTCGTCACATTCGGGGGAGCCGGACCATGTTGCGCTCGCCGCAAAAATGCTGGCGGCTGCGGGGCGGGACGTCCAGGCGCTCGAATGCGGTGCCCATTGGTCCTCCGACCAGAAGACGCTGATCGCGCAGGCCCGCTCGCTCGAAGCGCCGAGCGCGCTCCACAACAACTGCTCGGGCAAACATGCGGGCTTCGTCTGCGCCTGCTGCCATTCCGGTACCGAGGTCAAAGGCTATATCGGCTACGACCACCCTATCCAGCAGGAAATCCGCGGTATCATGGCGGAGCTCACGGGCGCGATTCTTGACCGCGACAATTGCGGCGTCGACGGCTGTTCGATCCCGACCTATGCCCTCTCGCTGAAACGGCTTGCCCGCGGCTTCGCCAGGATGGCGAGCGGCGTGGGTCTTGGGATGGAACGGGCGCGCGCCTCGAGGCGTCTGATCGACGCCTGCATGGCCGAACCCTTCTATGTCGCCGGTACGAAGCGCGCTTGCACGCGGCTGATGAAGACGGCTCCCGGGCGTATTTTTGCCAAGACCGGCGCCGAAGGCGTGTTCTGCGCGGCGATACCGGAGAAGGGGATCGGCATCGCGCTGAAATGCGAGGACGGCACCACCCGTGCCGCCGAGGCGATGGTCGCAGCTACGCTGGCGCGCTTCTTCGAGGATGCCCCGCAGACCCATGCGGCGTTGATGGCCCAGGCCAATCGCTCGATGCACAACTGGAACGGAATTCACGTCGGCGACGTGCGGGTGACGGAGGCCTTTGCCGCCTGAGGAAGCCGGGACCGTACTTGCCGCCCCGCGATTTCATCTTCTGTCCGCCAAGCTTAGGCGCTACCGTATGTTCACATGCTGGACGATTTCGGAGAAGAACGATGCTGAAACTGTTTTACACGCCGGGAACCTGCTCGCTGGCATCGCATATCGCGCTCGAAGAAGCCGGTGCGCCCTATCAGTTGCATCGGATCGACTTCTCCAAGGCGGAGCAGACCAAGCCGGATTATCTCACCATCAACCCGAAGGGGCGCGTCCCTGCGCTCGTGACCGACCGCGGTATCCTGACCGAGACGCCGGCTATCCTCGCCTATATCGCCCAGAGCTTTCCGCAGGCGAGGCTCGCGCCGCTTGACGATCCCTTCGAATTCGCGCGCCTGCAGTCGTTCCTGAGCTATCTCTGCTCGACGGTGCACGTGGCGCACGCCCATGCGCGTCGCGCGGCACGGTGGGCAGATGACCCGGCCGCGCAAGAGGCGATGAGGGCCAAGGTGCCGCAGAATATGGCTGATTGCTTTGCGCTGATCGAACGCACGATGTTCGTCGGCCCCTTCGTCCTTGGCGACGCCTATTCGATTGCCGACCCCTATCTCTTCACCATCGCAAGCTGGCTTGAGTCGGACGGCGTCGATCCGGCCCGGTTTCCACGAATCCTCGACTACCGCAACCGGATGGCCGAGCGTCCGGCCGTCGCCAAGGTTCTGGCTGAAGTGCAGTCGTAGCGGCAACCGGCCCGGGATCGGCGGAGCCGAAGCGTTCAAACGAGTGGCGCTCACCTTCGGTCGCAGAGATTTTCCGCCGCGGGGCGGGGCCATGGCCATCCGGGGAACGGCAGGTCCGCGAGTTCGCGTTCATCCATACGGGAGAGATCCGGATGCTGGAGAGGGTCGCGCATCCAATCGGAGGCGAGACCTCGAACACTGCCGGACGAGATCCGGGGGCGCTTCAGTATTGAGAAAAACTTCAACATCGGCGTGCCCTTTCAGTGCCAGATCAGCCTGGATCGGGAGGGGAGGAGCGATCTCGCCGGCCAACCGATCCCATGCCTTCACCAAGCTTCTGGTAAGAGCATCTGCTCCTTCGTCGAAGTTTGCAATTGAGATTGCCACAGCATCAGTTTAGAAAAACTACATGAAAGACCTGAATACGGTTCACCTGAACGGTTTGCGCGCGGCCGAAGCGGTTGGCCGCCTGGGCTCGCTCGCTGCTGCCGCGGAGGAGCTCGGCGTCACCCCCGGCGCCGTCAGTCAGCAGGTGGCCAAGACGGAGGCGCAACTCGGCCGAACGCTCTTCGAGCGCACGCCGCGGGGGCTCGCGGTTTCGGATAGCGGGCGTGCGCTGCTGACGCGATTGTCGAGCGCATTCAGAGAACTCGCCGAGGCGGTCGCGCAGGCACGTCGTCGTGACGAATCGGTATTGACCGTGTCGGTAGCGCCGGTCTTTGCCGCCCGTTGGCTCGTCTACCGGCTGGACCGCTTCGCCGAGCGCCATCCCGATATCCGGCTGAGGATCGACGCGACCACGACGCTCGCCGATCTGGAGACCTCCGATGTCGATCTCGGCATCCGCGTCGGTGCCGGACGCTGGCCCGGCGTGCGATCGGAACTGCTGCTCGAGCAGGAAGTATTTCCGGTCTGCTCGCCGGCGCTAGCCACCGGACTGCGCGAGCCCGCGGACATTCTGAAACTGCCCGCGGTGATCGACGCGCATGCGATGTTTTCCTGGGAGCTGTGGCTGAGGACCGCCGGCCTCTCCGGTGCGGCCATGACGGTACGCCACACCTTCAACGACGCCTCCCTGGCGCTCGACGCGGCCATCGCCGGCCAGGGGGTGATGCTTGCCTGGCAGACGCTTGCCGGCTACGCCCTGCTGAAAGGGTCTCTGGTGGCACCTTTCGGCATTCGCGCCAGGACCGGCTTCGGGCACTACTTCGTCACGTCCGCCACACGCCGCGAAAGCAAGGGCGCAGCCGCTTTCAAGCGCTGGGTGCGCGAGGAGGTCGAGGAAGGAATGCGTCAGCTTGCCGCCAAAGCGGCATGAGCGGATCGCCGCTTCCTGGCGATGTGCCCTATTCCGGCTCCTTCAGCCGTTCCTCCATCATCGCCTTGAAGGCGGGGCGGGACTGGCAGCGCTCCAGCCAGGCCTTCACTTGGCGGTGCCTGTCGAAAAGGACAGTCTGGCTCATCGTGTAGCGGAAAACTTCCGCGAGATTGAGGTCGGCGACGGTAAAGCGGTCTCCCACGACGTAGTCGCGTTCGGCAAGGTGGGCCTCGAGTACGCTAAAGGCCCTTTCCAGCGAGCGGACGCAGGCCGCGATCTCCGTCCGGCCTTCCGGCGTGTTCTCGATCCCGTTGTCGTAGGCGAGAACGATCGTGACGGCATGCGGCTCGACCTCGGTCGCTGCCCACATCGTCCAGTTGCCGATCTGCCCTTCTTCCCGAATGTCGGCCGGTGCCAGAGGCCCGCCATGCTTGCGGGCGAGATAGAGGTTGTTGGCAAGCGATTCAGTCAGCACCAACCCGTCGTCCACGATCGCGGGTATGAGGCCCATTGGGTTTATGGCCAGGTAGCCTGGCGATTTCGTGTTGAGCGGGGCATCCGCGGCCAGCGGATCGGCGACGCGGCGCGCCTGGATTACGGGGACCGATTCAAAGGGAATGCCGAGCTCGCGTGCCATCCAGTAATTGCGCGACGCGCGCGAGCGATAGACTCCATAGATCGTCAGCATTTCCGTTCTCCTCCGAATGCGTTCGGCTTCGCTACAGCGCCGCGCGTCTGATCCGACGCGCGGAGGCCGCTGCAACGCTTGAGCTGCTGTATGTGATAGGCCATCGCCTTCCTCGGCAGAAGCCGCCGACAATGATAGATCGCATGAAATCTTTTGATGCGAGGGCATTTCCGCGGCGGACGGGTCGAGAGCTTCTGCGTAACCTTTAGACGATTTTTTGCTGCGGAATTTAGGGAAGCATAACCTCTGTCCGCTAAACCTGAGCGAGTGCCGCTCCCTCGGAGGTTTCGCTTGGCAAGAAAAACGTCCCGCACGATCAGATATGCCGACCTGAATGCTGGCGACAACGCGCTGACGCGCCGGCTGATCGATGCCGGCAATCGCCTTGCCGACGAGGTAGCGCGCCTTTTTCCGCCCGAGCCCGACATTGCCGACCGCCACTATTGGCTCGAAGCGATGATCAACCACGTCCCCGATTATATATATGCCAAAGACACGGCGGGGCGCTTCCTGATCGCCAATGATGTGACGGTCGCCGACAACGGCCTCGCAAGCCTGCAGGACCTCGTCGGCAAGACCGATTTCGACCTGCATCCGCATGAGTTCGCCCAGGCCGTCGCCGACATCGAGCAACGGGTGATGGAGACCGGCGAACCGATCTTCGGCATCGAGGAACGCGCCATTGTAACCAAGGGCCGCGATCGCTGGCTCATGACATCGAAAGTGCCCCTGCGCAGCAAGGGCGGGAGGATCATCGGGATCGTCGGCATCTCGCGCGACATCAGCGATCGGAAGGCCGCCGAGCGCCTGCTCGAAGGCCAGGCCCGGCTGCTGGAGATGATAGCCAAGGGCCGGCCGCTCGGTGAGTTTTTCAACGAGCTGGTGCTGCTGATCGAGGCATTGTTGCCGGGTATCAAGGGCTCGATCCTGCTCCTTTCGGACGATGGCCGGCATCTGCTGCACGGCGCTGCCCCCAGCCTCGACGAGGCCTACTGCGCCGCGATTCACGACATTGAGATCGGTCCGGTTGCCGGGTCCTGCGGAACGGCCGCCTGGCGCGGCGAACAGGTTATCGTTTCCGATGTCTTTGCCGACCCCCTGTGGGAGGGATGCGCACCCCTCCTGAAGCCCTCCGGCCTGCGTTCCTGCTGGTCTACGCCCATCCTGTCGCGCGAGCGCAAGGTGCTCGGCACATTTGCCCTCTATGCACATGAGGTCGGGACCCCGAGCGACCAGCAGCAGGAGCTGATCGCGATGGCCGCCCATCTCGCCGGAATTGCGATCGAGCGCAAGCGGGCCGAAGACCGGATCGGTTTCATGGCTCACCACGACGCCTTGACGGGTCTGCCGAACCGCGTTCTGTTCGAGGAGCAGGTCGCCGGCATGCTCGAGGGAATCCGCGAACGGGACCAATGGGCCGTTCTCGCCTTTCTCGATCTCGACAACTTCAAGCTGATCAATGACAGCCTTGGTCACGCCACGGGCGATGAGCTCCTGAAAGCCGTGGCCGGGCGCATGCGGGCGGCTGTGCGGAGATCCGATTTCGTCGTGCGCGTCGGCGGCGACGAGTTCATCATCCTCCTGAACGGTCTGCCGAAGGAGCGGGACGTTGTCCTGTCGCGGCTGGAAGATATCCGTGCCGCAATCGCCATGCCGGTGCATTTGCATGGGCGCACTCTGCAGGTCAGCTGCAGCATGGGAGTGGCCTGCTTCCCGAACCAGGGAAAGACGGCCGGCGAACTGCTCGCCAATGCCGACATGGCCATGTACCGAGCCAAGGAGCTCGGCCGCAACAACATTCAGGTCTTTACCGAGGAGATGGCGGCCAGGGCCCACGAAAAACTCCAGTCTCAGGAGGAGCTTCGCGAGGCGCTCGCGCGGGAGGAATTCCTGCTGCACTTCCAGCCGCAGATGAGCCTCGATACCGGCCGCATCTTCGCTGCGGAGGCGTTGCTGCGTTGGAACCACCCGGTGCGCGGCATCATCTCGCCTGCGGCCTTCGTCCCTCTCGCGGAGGAAACCGGCCTGATCGTGCCGATCGGGGAGTGGGTCCTGCGCGCCGCCTGTCGCCAGTTGAAGGCCTGGCAGGACGCCGGCCTGCCACCGCTGATCGTCAGCGTCAATGTTTCCGCGCGGCAGTTCCGCGAGCGTAACTGGGCAGCGCGTGTGGCGGCGATCCTGGAGGAAACCGGCCTTGAGGCCCGCTACCTCGAACTCGAACTCACCGAGAGTCTGATCATGCAGGACGTGCCGGGGGCGATCGCCACCATGCACGCGCTCGAGGCGATCGGCGTTCACCTTGCGATCGACGATTTCGGAACAGGTTATTCGAGCCTCAGCGCGCTCAAGCGCTTCCCGGTACGCCGGCTGAAGATCGACCGGTCCTTCGTGACGGACATTCCGCTCGATGCCGACGACATGGCGATCACTTCGGCGATCATCTCACTTGCGCAGAAGCTCGGCCTGCGGGTCATAGCCGAGGGTGTCGAGACCGAGGCCCAGGTCGAGTTTCTCCAGAAGAGCGGATGCGACGAGATCCAGGGCTTCTTCTTCAGCCGCCCTCTTTCGGGTGAGGATTTCAAAGCGCTGCTTTCGTCACCGCCGCCGTGATCCCGGCAACGGTCGCATTCCAGTTGCGGAGCGCGGTGTCACGATTGTGATCTGAAGTTTGCTGACACCGGCCCCGCTCAGGCCGTAAATGCAAACCGGTGCCACAGAGCGCTTCCAGGGAGAGTGTGCGGTTTTCCGTCCGGAAGTGCGTAGTCTCAAAAGGCTGGAGCGGTTTCCGCTTGCGTCCCGTTCCGACTTGCCGGTAACCATTCGAGACTGCTTCGCAATGATTCACTTCGAAGCATCTTGATCTGGCCCTCGGAATGGAGCAGGTGGACCATCCCGCCACTCGCTTTTCCGTGCAGCACAACGCATTAGAGTTCGATGTCATCACCGCCAGCTTTGTCCCGACGTCAGTTTCTCCGCACATCCGCGTTGGCAATCGCCTCCGCCGGGCTTGCGGGTTGCACGTCTTCGATGAATACGAATCGCTTCCGCGAGCAAACGATGCCGGTCTACCGCAATCCCGCGCTCGAAAGCCGTTGGATCGGCCCTCCGGGAGGGATCTATGAAGGGCCCGTCGGCGAAGGGCCGATCGGCTTGCCGCCGCAGGATGCCTACTATGCGGAGATCTACGCGGCGCGCGAAGACGGCGGCTTCCTCATCCCGGCTGTTCCCTTCCGGCAGATCGACCCGCGCTTCTATCGCCAGGAGGTCAGCGACCCCTTCGGTGAGGCTCCAGGCACGATCGTCGTCGACACGGCCGATCGCTATCTCTATCTCGTCCAGCCGGGCGGGCGCGCGATGCGCTATGGCGTCGGGTTGGGCCGCGAAGGTTTTGCCTGGTCGGGCCGCGGCCTGATCCAGTGGAAGCAGAAATGGCCGAAGTGGACGCCGCCGAACGAAATGATCGCCCGTCAGCCCGTACTGGCGAAATATTCCGCTGATAATGGCGGCATGCCGCCGGGGCTCGACAATCCGCTCGGCTCGCGCGCGCTCTACATCTTCCAGAACGGCCAGGATACGCTGTATCGCGTTCACGGGACGCCCGAATGGCAATCGATCGGCAAGGCGGTCTCTTCCGGTTGCGTCCGCATGGTCAATCAGGACGTGATCGATCTTTACGACCGCGTGCGCAACAAGGCGCCGATCCTCGTCATCTGACGGCCTGTCTAAGGCCTGTGTTTTTTCAGACCAAGGACTTGATCTGGCTGGCATCCCTGTGACGGGCACAGGGACGAGGAGATCGAACAAGCCGCAGCGGGTATCCCTGATCTCAACAGGCCTCAGAGCGTTTCACTGTCTTATTGAAATAGTGAAAGGCCCAAGACTAATCCTTTGAACTGCGCATTCCCAACGGAAAACCGTTACACACGTTTCCTGGAACTGCTCCAGCATCGGTTGTCAGGTGTCGCGTTGACTTCCAGCGAGCCGCTGCGTCAGGCGATGCAGCGCGTCGCGCAATTCGCCGACCTCCTCCAGGCTGCAGCCCGAGGCACTGCCGATATCACGCAGAATGCCGAAGGCTTCGGCCTTCAGCTCCCGGCCGCGATCCGTGAGGCTGACGAGCACCTGCCGCTCGTCCGCCACATCGCGTACACGGCGGACATAGCCTGCTGCTTCCAGTCGTTTGAGCAGGGGCGAGAGGGTGCCTGAATCGAGACCCAGCTCTTCGCCGATTCGTTTCACCGTTATGCGGTCCTGCTGCCAGAGCGCCAACAGCACAAGATATTGCGGATAAGTCAGCCCGAAACGGTCGAGCAATGGCTTGTAGGCGCGATTGAAGGCGTGCGCCGCCGAGTAGACGGCAAAACAAAGCTGCCTGCCGAGCGCCAGCGCTTCATCGGAATCTGCGTCGAATTTTGCCGCTTTCGTCGTCATGATGTCATTGTCGCAAATTCACGCCGGCAAAGCAATTTGCAAAATTAATTTGCGCGCTATTTAATATTGCGATATAGAAAATCGGCAACCACAAGGAAGGAGACTGTCATGCCCATCCTCTATCGCACTACCGCGTCCGCGACCGGCGGCCGCGCCGGTCAGGCCAAGAGCAAGGACGGCGTTCTCGACGTGACGCTGACCGTTCCGAAGGAACTCGGAGGCGACGGCGCGCGCGGCACCAATCCCGAGCAGCTCTTTGCCGCCGGCTATTCCGCCTGCTTTCTCGGTGCACTGAAATTCGTCGCCGGCAAGGAGAAGGTAAAGCTTGCGGAAGACACGACGGTGACGGGCACGGTCGGCATTGGACCTCGCGACGACGGAACGGGCTTCTTTATCGACGCGGCGCTGGAAATCTCGTCGCCCGGCGTGGAAAAGGCGGTTCTGGAAGACCTCGTCCAGAAGGCGCATATCGTTTGCCCTTACAGCCATGCGACAAGGGGCAATATCGACGTGAAGCTGACGGTGGCCTGATCGGGCCGTTTCGGGAAAGCCGAAGCTCGGAGCGAAACTCCGGGCGTCGGCCTGCCCTGGCAGTTCCGCCGCAGGGCAAGAGTTGGCTAGCGGTCGGAACGCCTGCGTTTCACGCCTTCTTCAGAAATTCGGTACGCAGCACCAATCCCTTGATTTTTTCGACCCGGCACTCGACCTCGTTCGGATCGTCCGTCAGGCGGATGCCCTTGACCAGCGTGCCGCGCTTCAGCGTGGCGGAAGTTCCCTTTACCTTCAGATCCTTGATCAGGATGACATTGTCGCCATCCTTGAGAACAGCGCCGTTCGAATCCTTGACGTCCATGGCCTATCCTATCGCTTCAGGCTGCCGAGAATGCCGCGCACAAGGGCTCGTCCCACCTGGGTCGCAACCGTTCGCGCGACCGACTTCATCGCGGCTTCCATGATGGTTTCCCGCCTGTAGCCGGAGGAGCGCGGCCGGGCCTGTTTGCCGGAGGGCGCTTCGGCCGCGTCGTCGCCGAAGCCGGGCAGGGTCCAGCGGCCGCCGCCGGAACTCTCCTCGGCCGATTTTTCTTCAGCCTGCTGGGCAGCCTCCGCCTGTTGCGCGGCCTTGGCCGCCCGTTTGGCAAGTATCTCATAGGCCGATTCCCGATCGAAATCCTCGTCGTAGAGGCCCCGCACCGGGCTCACATCCATCACCTTCTGCCGTTCCGCCTGCGTGAGAGGGCCGAGGCGCGAGGCCGGCGGGCGAACCAGGGTCCTCTCGACGATCGATGGCGATCCCTTGCCCTCGAGTGTCGAGACCAGAGCCTCGCCGGTGCCGAGATTGGTGATCACGTCGACACAATTGAAGTCGGGGTTGGGGCGGAATGTGTCGGCAGCCGTCTTGACGGCCTTTTGTTCCCGCGGGGAATAGGCGCGCAGCGCGTGCTGGACGCGGTTGCCGAGTTGAGCGAGTACCGTCTCCGGCACGTCGAGCGGGTTCTGTGTGACGAAAAAGACGCCGACGCCCTTCGAGCGGATCAACCGGACGACCTGCTCGACGCGTTCGACGAGAACCTTCGGCGCATCGTTGAAGAGCAGATGCGCTTCGTCGAAGAAGAACACCAGTTTCGGCTTGTCGGGATCGCCGACTTCGGGCAGCTCTTCAAAAAGTTCGGAAAGGAGCCAGAGCAGGAAAGTCGCGTAGAGCCGCGGGTTCATCATCAGCTTGTCGGCGGCAAGCACCGAAATCGCGCCGCGCCCGTCATTGGTGGTCCGCATGATATCGGTGATCTTCAGCGCCGGCTCACCAAAGAAATGCTCCGCCCCCTGCTGTTCAAGGATCAGGAGTTCCCGTTGGATCGAGCCGACGGAAGACTTGGAAATGAATCCGAACTGATTGGAAAGCTGACCCGCATTCTCGCCCATGTAATTGAGCAGGGCCTGCAGATCCTTCAGGTCGAGCAGCGGAAGGCCACCCTCGTCGGCGATCTTGAACGCGATGTTCAGCACGCCTTCCTGTGCGTCCGTCGCATTCATCAGCCGCGACAGAAGGAGTGGGCCCATTTCGGAAATGGTGGTGCGGACCCTGTGACCCTTTTCGCCATAGAGATCCCAGAAAATCACCGGAAACTCCTGGAAGTCGTAAGGCTCGAGGCCGATCAGCTCAGCGCGCTTCAGCAGGAAGTCCTTCGGCTCGCCCATTGCGCCGATACCGGAAAGATCGCCCTTCACGTCCGCGCAGAAGACCGGAACGCCGGCATTCGAGAAACCCTCGGCCAAGATCTGCAGCGTGACGGTCTTGCCAGTCCCCGTGGCGCCGGTGACCAGTCCGTGGCGGTTGCCGAACTTCAGCTCCAGATATTCGCCTTTGTTGATCGAATCGTCCGGCTTGCGGCTGGTTCCGATATAGATCTTGCCTTCCTGCAGCATGGGGGCTTCATCTCCGTCTGTCGATTTTCTCAATGAAAGCGGGTATTTCCCGCATGTCGCAAAGTCAGTCATCGAAACATGGCGCGCATCTGTTATAGGCGGTGCGTATTCCCCCGGCAACATGATTGCGGGCAGGACGAAGGGTCGGATTGCCATCTGGACAGCTCCGTGAAACGATGCCGCAAGTTGGCGGAGCATGGGTATGCGAGGTCCGTCTCGGTGCTCTTGTCATTCCGGCATCGTTCATTTACCTTGACGTTAACGTCAAAATCGATCGAGGAGATTTCTATGAGTGAACTGGTCACGCGCGTGGCGGAAAATGTCGGCATCGAGACCGCGACGGCGGAAAAGGCAGTCGGGATGATCCTCGGCTTCCTGCAGCGTGAGGCCGCCGAAGGTCCCGTCGCGCAGATGATCGAGGCGATCCCCGGTGCGCCCGAGCTGGTCGCCCGGTACAATGGCGAGGGCAGCAATGGCGGCGGTCTCCTTGGCGGCCTGATATCCGCGGTCGGCGGTGGGGGCGTCATGGCACTCGGGCAGCAATTGATGAGCCAGGGGCTTGGCATGGGAGAAATCACGGCGCTCGCCAAAGAGACGATCGCATTTGCCAAGGAGAAGGCGGGCGAGGAGGTCGTCGACGAGGTGGTTGCCTCCGTTCCGGGCCTCAGCCAGTTCGTCTGATTGCTCTGAAGCTTAGGTGGCCGCCCCTTGGGCCCGAGGGGGCGGCCGAAATGCTTTTTTCCTTACTTATCCCATTCGGGAGCAAGGCCCTGCGGATTGACGATCCGCCCATCCGGGCGGGCAAGCTCGCGGATCGCGGCCATTTCCTCCCGCGTCAGCGCGAAGTCGAATATCG
Encoded here:
- a CDS encoding putative bifunctional diguanylate cyclase/phosphodiesterase, which gives rise to MARKTSRTIRYADLNAGDNALTRRLIDAGNRLADEVARLFPPEPDIADRHYWLEAMINHVPDYIYAKDTAGRFLIANDVTVADNGLASLQDLVGKTDFDLHPHEFAQAVADIEQRVMETGEPIFGIEERAIVTKGRDRWLMTSKVPLRSKGGRIIGIVGISRDISDRKAAERLLEGQARLLEMIAKGRPLGEFFNELVLLIEALLPGIKGSILLLSDDGRHLLHGAAPSLDEAYCAAIHDIEIGPVAGSCGTAAWRGEQVIVSDVFADPLWEGCAPLLKPSGLRSCWSTPILSRERKVLGTFALYAHEVGTPSDQQQELIAMAAHLAGIAIERKRAEDRIGFMAHHDALTGLPNRVLFEEQVAGMLEGIRERDQWAVLAFLDLDNFKLINDSLGHATGDELLKAVAGRMRAAVRRSDFVVRVGGDEFIILLNGLPKERDVVLSRLEDIRAAIAMPVHLHGRTLQVSCSMGVACFPNQGKTAGELLANADMAMYRAKELGRNNIQVFTEEMAARAHEKLQSQEELREALAREEFLLHFQPQMSLDTGRIFAAEALLRWNHPVRGIISPAAFVPLAEETGLIVPIGEWVLRAACRQLKAWQDAGLPPLIVSVNVSARQFRERNWAARVAAILEETGLEARYLELELTESLIMQDVPGAIATMHALEAIGVHLAIDDFGTGYSSLSALKRFPVRRLKIDRSFVTDIPLDADDMAITSAIISLAQKLGLRVIAEGVETEAQVEFLQKSGCDEIQGFFFSRPLSGEDFKALLSSPPP
- a CDS encoding L,D-transpeptidase family protein — translated: MSSPPALSRRQFLRTSALAIASAGLAGCTSSMNTNRFREQTMPVYRNPALESRWIGPPGGIYEGPVGEGPIGLPPQDAYYAEIYAAREDGGFLIPAVPFRQIDPRFYRQEVSDPFGEAPGTIVVDTADRYLYLVQPGGRAMRYGVGLGREGFAWSGRGLIQWKQKWPKWTPPNEMIARQPVLAKYSADNGGMPPGLDNPLGSRALYIFQNGQDTLYRVHGTPEWQSIGKAVSSGCVRMVNQDVIDLYDRVRNKAPILVI
- a CDS encoding MarR family winged helix-turn-helix transcriptional regulator, which encodes MTTKAAKFDADSDEALALGRQLCFAVYSAAHAFNRAYKPLLDRFGLTYPQYLVLLALWQQDRITVKRIGEELGLDSGTLSPLLKRLEAAGYVRRVRDVADERQVLVSLTDRGRELKAEAFGILRDIGSASGCSLEEVGELRDALHRLTQRLAGSQRDT
- a CDS encoding organic hydroperoxide resistance protein, with protein sequence MPILYRTTASATGGRAGQAKSKDGVLDVTLTVPKELGGDGARGTNPEQLFAAGYSACFLGALKFVAGKEKVKLAEDTTVTGTVGIGPRDDGTGFFIDAALEISSPGVEKAVLEDLVQKAHIVCPYSHATRGNIDVKLTVA
- a CDS encoding alkylphosphonate utilization protein produces the protein MDVKDSNGAVLKDGDNVILIKDLKVKGTSATLKRGTLVKGIRLTDDPNEVECRVEKIKGLVLRTEFLKKA
- a CDS encoding helicase HerA-like C-terminal domain-containing protein, whose translation is MLQEGKIYIGTSRKPDDSINKGEYLELKFGNRHGLVTGATGTGKTVTLQILAEGFSNAGVPVFCADVKGDLSGIGAMGEPKDFLLKRAELIGLEPYDFQEFPVIFWDLYGEKGHRVRTTISEMGPLLLSRLMNATDAQEGVLNIAFKIADEGGLPLLDLKDLQALLNYMGENAGQLSNQFGFISKSSVGSIQRELLILEQQGAEHFFGEPALKITDIMRTTNDGRGAISVLAADKLMMNPRLYATFLLWLLSELFEELPEVGDPDKPKLVFFFDEAHLLFNDAPKVLVERVEQVVRLIRSKGVGVFFVTQNPLDVPETVLAQLGNRVQHALRAYSPREQKAVKTAADTFRPNPDFNCVDVITNLGTGEALVSTLEGKGSPSIVERTLVRPPASRLGPLTQAERQKVMDVSPVRGLYDEDFDRESAYEILAKRAAKAAQQAEAAQQAEEKSAEESSGGGRWTLPGFGDDAAEAPSGKQARPRSSGYRRETIMEAAMKSVARTVATQVGRALVRGILGSLKR